In the genome of Variibacter gotjawalensis, one region contains:
- a CDS encoding Crp/Fnr family transcriptional regulator produces MHWAEVFGYIAALLTFATFLMRTMIPLRAVGIVANIFFVIYGYFHHVYPALVLHAALLPLNSFRLYQMLQLVKKVKAAAAGDLNLDWLKPFMSRRGAAAGEIIFRKGELSTEMFFTVSGRYRLTEIGADVAAGEIVGELGFVSPNNTRTVSFECVEAGDLLTISYSQLKQLYFQNPAFGFYFLQLISQRLFQDIARLEARAAKSRRSG; encoded by the coding sequence ATGCATTGGGCGGAAGTATTCGGCTATATCGCTGCACTTTTAACGTTCGCAACTTTTCTCATGCGAACGATGATCCCGCTTCGTGCGGTCGGAATCGTGGCGAATATCTTCTTTGTTATATACGGCTACTTTCACCACGTTTATCCGGCACTTGTCCTTCACGCTGCATTGTTGCCGCTGAATAGCTTTCGTCTCTATCAAATGCTGCAGCTCGTTAAGAAGGTGAAAGCAGCTGCAGCCGGCGACCTGAACTTGGATTGGCTAAAGCCTTTCATGAGTCGTCGCGGCGCCGCCGCGGGAGAGATCATCTTCCGCAAAGGCGAGCTGTCGACCGAAATGTTTTTCACCGTCAGCGGTCGCTATCGTTTGACGGAGATTGGCGCCGATGTTGCTGCCGGCGAGATCGTCGGCGAACTGGGATTTGTGTCCCCGAACAATACACGCACGGTCTCGTTTGAGTGCGTTGAAGCGGGGGATCTGCTAACTATTTCCTACAGCCAGCTCAAGCAACTCTACTTCCAAAATCCCGCATTTGGCTTCTATTTCCTGCAGCTCATCAGCCAGCGGTTGTTCCAGGATATCGCACGACTGGAAGCAAGAGCCGCTAAGTCCCGCCGAAGCGGCTAG
- a CDS encoding ATP-binding protein: MATSSTTARHEFAGERKHATVLFADVAGFTAISERLGEEAAFEIIQSIRAMMREVVAEFSGTILDFAGDGLLAVFGVPKALEDAPLSACRAALALLSRTVSAAPAYHARYGIDVQLRIGINSGAVVVGHVEAQGGKQLTAVGDAVNVAARLQARAEAGSIILSDVIYQLVDDIAVVTPLGAFSLKGKSEAQHAFRLDALKHVATRFDRSVSRGLSQYVGRENELRTIRDIVATKEGVSVVDIAGDPGMGKSRLLYEFRGNIDQARFVYLAGRCTREGQRTAFFPFIEIVRSWADIAIGEDRRQTIKKLNEALDALGLFTPDRLAILLNLTGQESASEQLAGLDPLQIGLRTRDLLIDLLRAACRMSPTILTIEDLHWIDSSSESLLETIASLQDIATLVVIHTRRSHYAPPWANATNVSSIPLAPLDSAQIVEIVTSRLQVQDISADFVEQIVRQADGNALFAEEIAKFIGESAQARVQPAGRLPVSIQAILGARIELLSDDQRRLLQIASVFGRRFDIEQLAELLELPADVVSREIEQAHRSELLHIDRRTGEAVFSHALLNEVLYGGMLRTDRAVYHLKVAKTIEAKSGGTSENAELLTHHYRQTDRHDRTLMFAAMAARKSLRVYSLVEAEEFAKLALEALTLSGRTNDAALPDLIADYILVLQLGYNIPDLIKVAELWLPRIDAPSLAKVSAMHHYANALLLAGRYQDCKATSEKLDAISNELGDDRSKLYAFTVSVWIGALLATRSNEAIDAQAPAMFAAALRTTDIYLKIWLRWVLSLDAVHRGLLHSAYKYAQELIELGQTAKDSRATGLGLWLQGWNALINDDYALALKFGHEASAAALTPWDRSTAMNLTASALVLTRQLDEGLALLKCRRDLDDAAGRRYAFVANDAVWGAGLVLSGKFRAGIRFIENRIEMREAEGYRSAADWYRVTLCYILLEVLQGGRRPQASVLIRNLPYLIWLKITGLKRIDRLIARARQNPLFHPEGLHQAKVHFIIGSRWRLAGRTELARKSLQEAKRIAKVFGDTPLAAKIDASLDEVMS; encoded by the coding sequence ATGGCGACATCGAGCACAACCGCGCGACATGAATTCGCTGGCGAACGCAAGCACGCGACGGTCCTGTTTGCCGATGTCGCAGGCTTCACGGCGATCTCGGAACGTCTCGGCGAAGAAGCCGCGTTCGAGATCATTCAATCCATCCGCGCTATGATGCGCGAGGTTGTCGCGGAATTCTCGGGCACCATCTTGGACTTCGCCGGCGATGGCCTCCTAGCCGTTTTTGGAGTTCCTAAGGCTTTGGAAGACGCGCCGCTCAGCGCTTGCCGTGCGGCGCTCGCGCTTTTATCGCGCACAGTCTCGGCCGCTCCAGCGTATCATGCGCGCTATGGCATCGACGTGCAGCTTCGCATCGGTATCAACTCAGGCGCGGTCGTGGTCGGACACGTCGAGGCACAGGGCGGTAAGCAGCTTACGGCTGTCGGCGATGCCGTCAACGTGGCAGCGAGACTGCAAGCACGAGCAGAAGCCGGCTCCATCATCTTGAGCGATGTGATTTACCAGCTGGTCGATGATATCGCGGTCGTCACACCGCTCGGTGCATTCAGTCTTAAGGGAAAATCAGAGGCTCAGCACGCGTTTCGGCTCGATGCTCTTAAACATGTCGCGACCCGGTTCGATCGCTCTGTGTCGCGCGGCCTCAGCCAGTATGTCGGCCGAGAGAACGAGTTGCGCACAATACGCGACATTGTGGCCACCAAAGAAGGCGTAAGCGTCGTCGATATCGCGGGCGACCCAGGTATGGGGAAATCACGTCTGCTCTATGAGTTTCGGGGCAATATCGATCAGGCGCGATTTGTCTATCTTGCTGGCAGGTGCACGCGCGAAGGCCAGCGAACAGCCTTTTTCCCCTTCATCGAAATTGTTCGGAGTTGGGCCGATATCGCGATAGGCGAAGACCGCAGGCAGACCATCAAGAAGCTAAATGAAGCGCTCGATGCACTCGGCCTTTTTACACCCGATCGTCTTGCAATCTTGCTCAACCTTACGGGGCAGGAATCCGCGTCCGAGCAGCTCGCGGGCCTCGATCCTCTTCAAATCGGCTTACGCACGCGTGACCTGCTCATCGATTTGCTGCGAGCAGCTTGCCGAATGTCGCCGACAATCCTGACAATCGAGGATTTGCATTGGATAGACAGCAGTTCGGAAAGCCTCCTGGAGACGATTGCCAGCCTTCAAGATATCGCAACGCTCGTCGTCATTCATACACGGCGATCCCACTACGCACCGCCTTGGGCCAACGCAACGAATGTCAGCTCAATCCCTTTGGCGCCTCTCGATTCTGCTCAGATCGTCGAGATCGTGACCTCTCGACTGCAGGTCCAGGATATTTCGGCGGACTTTGTAGAGCAGATCGTCCGCCAGGCGGACGGCAATGCTCTCTTTGCAGAAGAAATTGCAAAGTTTATTGGCGAAAGCGCGCAGGCCAGGGTGCAGCCCGCCGGCCGGCTTCCGGTTAGCATTCAAGCGATCCTCGGTGCGCGTATCGAATTGTTGTCAGATGATCAACGACGGCTCCTCCAGATCGCATCCGTTTTCGGCCGACGATTCGATATCGAACAGCTAGCAGAACTGCTGGAGCTGCCAGCCGACGTCGTAAGTCGAGAGATCGAGCAAGCACATCGATCGGAACTGCTTCACATTGATAGGAGGACGGGCGAAGCCGTTTTTAGCCATGCGCTGCTTAACGAGGTTCTGTACGGCGGGATGCTGCGGACTGACCGCGCCGTCTATCATCTGAAAGTCGCGAAGACGATTGAAGCTAAAAGCGGAGGCACTTCCGAAAATGCCGAGCTGTTGACGCATCACTACCGGCAAACCGATCGGCATGATCGAACGCTAATGTTCGCCGCAATGGCCGCGCGGAAAAGCTTACGCGTCTACTCATTGGTGGAGGCTGAGGAATTTGCAAAACTGGCACTGGAAGCGTTGACGCTCTCGGGTCGCACCAATGATGCCGCGCTGCCAGATCTTATCGCCGACTACATTCTCGTCCTGCAGCTCGGCTACAACATTCCAGACCTCATCAAAGTGGCTGAGCTTTGGCTGCCGCGGATAGACGCGCCGAGCCTCGCCAAGGTCTCGGCGATGCACCACTATGCCAATGCGTTGCTGCTCGCTGGCCGCTATCAAGATTGCAAGGCAACGTCAGAGAAGCTCGATGCAATTTCAAACGAGCTGGGCGACGATCGCTCTAAGCTCTATGCCTTTACGGTGAGCGTTTGGATCGGCGCCCTACTTGCAACGCGCTCGAACGAAGCAATCGACGCACAAGCACCCGCGATGTTTGCGGCAGCGCTGCGCACCACCGATATCTATCTGAAAATCTGGTTGCGCTGGGTGCTTAGCCTTGATGCGGTCCACCGGGGATTGCTGCACAGTGCCTACAAGTATGCGCAGGAGCTCATCGAGCTCGGCCAAACCGCGAAGGACTCGCGAGCCACGGGCCTGGGCCTTTGGTTGCAAGGCTGGAACGCGTTAATCAATGACGACTACGCGCTTGCACTCAAGTTCGGTCACGAGGCTAGCGCAGCAGCACTCACGCCGTGGGATCGCAGCACGGCAATGAACCTTACAGCCTCCGCGCTAGTGCTGACGCGCCAGCTTGACGAGGGTCTCGCGCTGCTTAAATGCCGCCGCGATCTGGATGATGCTGCAGGACGGCGCTATGCGTTTGTTGCAAACGATGCAGTTTGGGGCGCGGGTCTTGTACTCAGCGGAAAATTCCGCGCCGGCATTCGGTTCATCGAGAACCGAATTGAAATGCGCGAGGCCGAAGGTTACCGATCCGCGGCTGACTGGTACCGCGTCACGCTCTGCTACATCTTGCTCGAAGTACTGCAAGGCGGGCGACGACCGCAAGCGTCAGTTCTTATTCGAAATCTGCCGTACTTAATCTGGTTGAAGATCACGGGGCTAAAACGCATCGATCGACTTATCGCGCGTGCCCGGCAAAATCCTTTATTTCATCCTGAGGGCCTCCATCAAGCCAAAGTGCATTTCATCATTGGCTCGCGCTGGAGGCTCGCCGGCCGTACGGAGCTCGCTCGCAAATCTCTTCAGGAGGCAAAACGTATCGCCAAAGTTTTTGGCGATACCCCGCTTGCAGCGAAGATCGACGCATCGCTCGATGAGGTCATGTCTTAG
- a CDS encoding 2-isopropylmalate synthase, with the protein MSSDKDRIIIFDTTLRDGEQCPGATMTFEEKLEIAELLDAMGVDVIEAGFPITSEGDFEAVSEIARRSKNSVIAGLSRAHPADIDRCAEAVKFAKRGRVHTVIATSPLHMRVKLNKTPEQVLETSVAMVQRARNQIDDVEWSAEDGTRSEMDFLCRIVEAVIKAGATTVNIPDTVGYTVPDEYTAFMRTLIERVPNSDQAVFSVHCHNDLGMAVANSLAGIVGGARQVECTINGIGERAGNAALEEIVMAVNVRKDKFPYWNKIDTTMLTRVSKVVSTATSFPVQYNKAIVGRNAFAHESGIHQDGVLKDASTYEIMKPETVGLKQSSLVLGKHSGRHAFIHKLEEMGYKLGKNQLEDAFARMKALADRKKDIYDEDIEALVDEGMAAAHDRIKLASLTVIAGTHGPQRATMKLTIDGQTKIEEAEGNGPVDAVFNCIKALVPHEAKLELYQVHAVTQGTDAQAEVSVRLSHDGRSMTSKAADPDTLVASAKAYLGALNKIVMKRERDIPKAVAS; encoded by the coding sequence ATGAGCAGCGACAAAGACCGCATCATCATATTCGACACCACTTTGCGCGACGGCGAGCAGTGCCCGGGCGCGACCATGACGTTCGAAGAGAAGCTCGAAATCGCCGAGCTGCTCGACGCCATGGGCGTCGATGTCATCGAGGCAGGCTTCCCGATCACCTCGGAGGGCGACTTCGAAGCCGTCAGCGAGATCGCGCGACGCTCGAAGAACTCCGTCATCGCCGGCCTTTCGCGCGCGCATCCGGCCGACATCGACCGTTGCGCCGAAGCCGTGAAGTTCGCCAAGCGCGGCCGCGTTCACACCGTGATCGCGACCTCGCCGCTGCACATGCGCGTGAAGCTCAACAAGACGCCCGAGCAGGTTCTCGAAACGTCGGTCGCCATGGTTCAGCGCGCGCGCAACCAGATCGACGACGTCGAATGGTCGGCCGAAGACGGCACGCGCAGCGAGATGGATTTCCTCTGCCGCATCGTCGAAGCGGTGATCAAAGCGGGTGCCACGACCGTCAACATTCCGGATACGGTCGGCTACACGGTGCCGGACGAATATACGGCTTTCATGCGCACGCTGATCGAGCGCGTGCCCAACTCCGATCAGGCCGTCTTCTCGGTCCACTGCCACAACGATCTCGGCATGGCGGTCGCGAACTCGCTCGCCGGCATCGTCGGCGGCGCACGTCAGGTCGAATGCACGATCAATGGCATCGGCGAACGTGCGGGTAATGCGGCGCTCGAAGAGATCGTCATGGCGGTCAATGTCCGCAAGGACAAGTTCCCGTACTGGAACAAGATCGACACCACGATGCTGACGCGCGTATCGAAAGTCGTCTCCACCGCGACGTCGTTCCCGGTGCAGTACAACAAGGCGATCGTCGGCCGTAACGCGTTCGCGCATGAGAGCGGCATCCATCAAGACGGCGTGCTGAAAGACGCATCGACCTACGAGATCATGAAGCCCGAGACTGTCGGATTGAAACAATCGTCGCTCGTGCTCGGCAAGCATTCCGGCCGCCACGCCTTCATCCACAAGCTGGAGGAGATGGGCTACAAGTTGGGTAAAAACCAGCTCGAAGATGCGTTCGCGCGCATGAAGGCGCTCGCGGATCGCAAGAAGGATATCTACGACGAGGACATCGAAGCGCTCGTCGACGAAGGAATGGCGGCCGCGCACGATCGCATCAAGCTTGCCTCGCTCACCGTCATCGCCGGCACGCATGGTCCGCAGCGCGCGACCATGAAGCTGACGATCGATGGCCAGACCAAGATCGAGGAAGCCGAAGGCAACGGACCGGTCGATGCTGTGTTCAACTGCATCAAGGCACTGGTGCCGCACGAAGCGAAGCTCGAGCTCTACCAAGTGCACGCCGTCACGCAGGGCACCGACGCGCAGGCGGAAGTCTCAGTGCGCCTCTCGCATGACGGCCGCTCGATGACGTCGAAGGCGGCCGACCCGGATACGCTCGTTGCCTCCGCGAAGGCGTATCTCGGCGCGCTCAACAAGATCGTCATGAAGCGCGAGCGCGATATTCCGAAAGCCGTCGCGAGCTGA